CTGAGCTTGAGCATGTCGCGGCCGTCGAAGCTTAGGGCATCGGCGGTGACGATGCCGGGGTGCTCGATCAGGCCCATCAAGGCCATCATGGTCACCGATTTGCCGGAGCCGGACTCGCCGACGATGGCCAGCACTTCGCCCTTGTCGACCTTGAGGTCGAGGCCGTCGACCACCGGCACCGCAGTGGCGTCGCCGAAGCGGACATTGAGATTCTTGATTTCTAGCAGTGACATGGGAATCTCCTCAGGCGGCGTTCTTGAGTTTCGGATCCAGCGCATCGCGCAGGCCGTCGCCCATCAGGTTGATTGCCAGCACGCTGAGCAAAATGGTCAGGCCCGGCAGGCTCACGACCCACCAGGCGCGTTCGATGTAGTCCCGGGCCGAGGCCAGCATGGTGCCCCACTCCGGAGTCGGCGGTTGCACGCCCAGGCCGAGGAAGCCCAGGGCGGCGGCGTCGAGGATCGCCGAGGAGAAGCTCAGGGTGGCCTGGACGATCAGCGGTGCCATGCAGTTGGGCAGCACGGTGATGAACATCAGGCGTGGCAGGCCGGCACCGGCCAGGCGCGCGGCGGTCACGTAGTCGCGGTTGAGTTCGCCCATCACTGCGGCGCGGGTCAGGCGTACATAGGACGGCAGGGACACCACGGCAATGGCGATCACGGTATTGATCAGGCCTGGGCCGAGGATGGCGACGATGGCCACGGCCAGCAGCAGCGAGGGCAGGGCCAGCATGATGTCCATCAGGCGCATGATGGTCGGGCCCAGCAAACGCGGGAAGAAGCCGGCGAACAGCCCGAGGAGGATCCCCGGGATCAGCGACATCACCACCGACGACAGGCCGATCAGCAGCGACAGGCGCGAACCCTGGATCAGGCGCGAGAGCAGGTCGCGGCCCAGTTCATCGGTGCCCAGCAGGAACTGCATCTGGCCGCCTTCGAGCCAGGCCGGAGGGGTCAGCAGGAAGTCGCGGTACTGCTCGCTGGGGTTGTGCGGCGCCACCCAGGGCGCGAACAGTGCGCAGAACACGATCAGCAGCATGAACAGCAGGCCGGCCACCGCGCCCTTGTTGCGGGAGAAGTGCTGCCAGAATTCTTTGTAGACGGACGGATAGAGCAGGCTTTGATCGACTGCTACTGAGGAAGTTGAAGTGCTCATTAGTCTTGATCTCAGCGCTGATGACGGATGCGTGGGTTGGCAAAGCCGTAGAGGATGTCCACCACGAAGTTGACCATGATCACCAGGCAGGCGATCAGCAGGATGCCGTTCTGCACCACGGGATAGTCCCGGGCGCCGATGGCTTCGATCAGCCACTTGCCGATGCCCGGCCAGGAAAAGATGGTTTCGGTCAGGACCGCACCGGCCAGCAGGGTGCCGACTTGCAGGCCGACCACGGTCAGCACCGGAATCAACGCGTTGCGCAGGCCGTGGACGAACACCACCCGAGCCGGCGACAGGCCCTTGGCCTTGGCGGTACGGATGTAGTCCTCACGCAGCACTTCGAGCATCGAGGAGCGGGTCATCCGCGCGATCACCGCCAGCGGAATGGTGCCCAGCACGATGGCGGGCAGGATCAGGTGTTGCAGGGCGTCGAAGAAGGCGTCGGTGTCTTTGGCCAGCAGGGTGTCGATGAGCATGAAGCCGGTTTTCGGCTCGATGTCGTAGAGCAGGTCGATACGCCCGGAAACCGGGGTCCAGCCCAGGCTTACCGAGAAGAACATGATCAGGATCAGGCCCCACCAGAAGATCGGCATCGAATACCCCGCCAGCGAGATCCCCATTACCCCATGGTCGAACAGCGACCCTCGCTTCAAGGCGGCGATCACCCCGGCCAGCAGGCCGAGCACGCCGGCGAACAGCAGGGCGGCCATGGACAGTTCCAGGGTCGCGGGGAACAGCGAGGTGAATTCGCTCCAGACGCTGGTGCGGGTGCGCAGGGACTCGCCCAGGTCGCCGTGGGCCAGCTTGCCGATGTAGTCCAGGTACTGGGCGTACAGCGGCTTGTTCAATCCAAGGCGTTCCATTGCCTGGGCATGCATCTCAGGGTCGACCCGACGCTCGCCCATCATGACTTCCACGGGGTCGCCGGGAATC
The DNA window shown above is from Pseudomonas protegens CHA0 and carries:
- a CDS encoding ABC transporter permease subunit; this translates as MSTSTSSVAVDQSLLYPSVYKEFWQHFSRNKGAVAGLLFMLLIVFCALFAPWVAPHNPSEQYRDFLLTPPAWLEGGQMQFLLGTDELGRDLLSRLIQGSRLSLLIGLSSVVMSLIPGILLGLFAGFFPRLLGPTIMRLMDIMLALPSLLLAVAIVAILGPGLINTVIAIAVVSLPSYVRLTRAAVMGELNRDYVTAARLAGAGLPRLMFITVLPNCMAPLIVQATLSFSSAILDAAALGFLGLGVQPPTPEWGTMLASARDYIERAWWVVSLPGLTILLSVLAINLMGDGLRDALDPKLKNAA
- a CDS encoding ABC transporter permease subunit, with the protein product MFSFIARRVGLLIPTFFGITLLTFALIRMIPGDPVEVMMGERRVDPEMHAQAMERLGLNKPLYAQYLDYIGKLAHGDLGESLRTRTSVWSEFTSLFPATLELSMAALLFAGVLGLLAGVIAALKRGSLFDHGVMGISLAGYSMPIFWWGLILIMFFSVSLGWTPVSGRIDLLYDIEPKTGFMLIDTLLAKDTDAFFDALQHLILPAIVLGTIPLAVIARMTRSSMLEVLREDYIRTAKAKGLSPARVVFVHGLRNALIPVLTVVGLQVGTLLAGAVLTETIFSWPGIGKWLIEAIGARDYPVVQNGILLIACLVIMVNFVVDILYGFANPRIRHQR